Proteins from a genomic interval of Anolis sagrei isolate rAnoSag1 chromosome 1, rAnoSag1.mat, whole genome shotgun sequence:
- the TCP11L1 gene encoding T-complex protein 11-like protein 1 → MSQDQDMPGSSEGKPDKLEDNQQENAESSEQSVRKKIRQNPPTPSRGDTLEPSPPQFVSMEELMETAKGVTNMVLAHEIVVNGGFQIKPSDLPENSLEKRVRDIVHKAFWDCLETQLKEDPPSYDHAIKLVGEIKETLLSFLLPGHTRLRNQITEALDLELIKQEAENGALDISKLVEFIIGMMGTLCAPARDEEIKKLKDIHEIVPLFRAIFSVLDLMKMDMANFAVSSIRPHLMQQSVEYERKKFQELYEKQPNSLDFVTAWLQEAADDLRSRAALAVDDGATSSSGAAALCPVAIQNHAYLKLLKWNHLQKPFPETVLMDQSRFQEMQLDLDQLILTGAILLVTLSAAGTALSGLPGFSDKLKMVIRVLLTGLHLPSFNLNEALAILSEKICAEVNSSLSQHGYTPFTAEKETVLKGQILALASPDNSVCKLIDSRIQSYLESYLASGHQKSLPAVPGGLSPVQKELEEIAVKYVRLVNYNKMVFSPYYDAVLNKILNKDESPKLCG, encoded by the exons ATGTCCCAGGACCAAGACATGCCGGGTTCAAGTGAGGGAAAACCAGACAAGTTGGAAGATAACCAGCAGGAAAACGCAGAAAGCTCAGAACAGTCAGTCAGGAAGAAGATCCGGCAGAATCCCCCAACTCCTAGCAGAGGCGATACCCTGGAGC CGAGCCCCCCTCAGTTTGTATCAATGGAGGAATTGATGGAAACTGCAAAAGGTGTTACCAACATGGTGTTGGCCCATGAGATTGTTGTCAATGGAGGCTTCCAGATTAAGCCATCTGATTTGCCAGAAAACAG CCTCGAAAAACGAGTGAGAGATATTGTCCACAAGGCCTTTTGGGATTGTTTGGAAACCCAGTTAAAAGAAGACCCGCCATCATATGATCATGCAATTAAACTTGTGGGAGAAATCAAAGag ACACTCCTGTCTTTTTTGCTGCCTGGGCATACTAGATTAAGAAATCAGATTACGGAGGCTCTAGATCTAGAACTGATCAAGCAGGAGGCTGAGAATGGCGCGCTTGACATTTCTAAGCTGGTTGAATTCATCATTGGGATGATGGGGACCCTCTGCGCTCCAGCCAGAGATGAGGAAATTAAGAAGCTGAAAGACATCCATGAAATTGTTCCCTTATTCAG aGCAATTTTCTCCGTGTTGGACTTGATGAAAATGGACATGGCCAACTTTGCTGTTAGTAGCATTAGGCCACATTTAATGCAGCAGTCGGTTGAATATGAAAGGAAGAAGTTTCAGGAACTATATGAGAAACAGCCAA ACTCCTTAGACTTTGTTACTGCATGGCTGCAAGAAGCTGCAGATGACTTGAGGTCCAGAGCTGCTCTTGCCGTGGATGATGGTGCCACGTCTTCCAGTGGAGCTGCTGCCCTGTGCCCTGTTGCCATACAGAACCATGCCTACCTTAAGCTGCTCAAGTGGAACCATTTACAGAAGCCTTTTCCAGAG ACTGTGCTAATGGACCAAAGCCGATTCCAGGAAATGCAGTTGGATCTGGACCAGCTTATTTTAACCGGGGCTATTCTTCTGGTAACGTTAAGTGCTGCGGGCACCGCTCTTTCTGGGTTGCCGGGCTTTTCTGACAAGCTGAAAATGGTCATCCGAGTGCTGTTGACGGGGCTGCACCTTCC CTCCTTCAACCTGAATGAAGCTTTGGCTATCCTAAGTGAAAAGATTTGTGCTGAAGTTAATAGTAGTCTTTCCCAACATGGATACACACCTTTCACGGCAGAGAAAGAGACTGTACTTAAAGGACAGATTCTGGCCCTGGCCAGTCCTGATAACTCTGTTTGCAAACTAATAG ATTCAAGAATCCAGTCCTATCTGGAGAGTTACCTTGCTTCCGGCCACCAAAAATCCCTTCCTGCGGTTCCAGGGGGATTGAGCCCTGTTCAGAAAGAGCTGGAGGAAATTGCTGTCAAGTACGTCCGCCTTGTCAACTACAACAAGATGGTCTTCAGTCCTTACTATGATGCGGTCCTCAACAAAATACTGAATAAAGACGAATCGCCTAAGCTGTGTGGTTAA